A genome region from Anastrepha ludens isolate Willacy chromosome 3, idAnaLude1.1, whole genome shotgun sequence includes the following:
- the LOC128858032 gene encoding apyrase-like, whose translation MDVLGSVIQGETRVELRKSTCSAGECNLGNFFCDAMIHAFTGLTPYSESPWTNVSIGLVNTGALRVPIYRGNISYAHLVTMSPFENRLAAFNLPGHKLLEALEFSVNPINLEGGVTSSSIFIQVAGLKITYNFTNPVGQRVVDVKVRCADCEIPVYDDLDSTKMYRIVAPDFLAEGGGGFTMLRDYGSDWQKEMTDLDALLSYTNQITPIYTGIEKRITVL comes from the exons ATGGACGTACTCGGCTCTGTGATTCAGGGCGAAACAAGAGTTGAATTAAGAAAGTCGACATGCAGCGCCGGCGAGTGCAATTTGGGAAATTTCTTCTGCGACGCAATGATACACGCT TTTACTGGCTTAACCCCATACTCGGAGAGTCCTTGGACAAATGTTTCAATTGGCCTTGTAAATACAGGTGCTTTGCGGGTGCCAATTTACAGAGGAA ATATTTCATATGCTCACTTAGTGACGATGTCACCCTTTGAGAATCGTCTCGCTGCATTTAATCTACCGGGTCATAAACTCTTAGAAGCTTTGGAATTCAGTGTTAACCCAATTAATTTGGAAGGAGGAGTCACTAGCTCTTCAATATTCATACAAGTTGCCGGTCTAAAAATAACCTACAATTTTACCAACCCAGTGGGTCAACGAGTAGTCGATGTTAAAGTGCGTTGCGCCGATTGTGAAATTCCAGTGTACGATGACTTGGACTCAACTAAAATGTATCGTATCGTGGCCCCAGATTTCCTTGCCGAAGGAGGAGGCGGGTTTACAATGTTAAGAGATTATGGCTCTGACTGGCA AAAAGAGATGACCGACTTGGATGCCTTATTGTCATATACAAATCAAATAACTCCAATTTATACAGGAATTGAGAAACGTATAACAGTGTTATGA